AGCACACCCCAAGACCATTTGTTATGTGCCCATATTCGCTCTGCGAATTACCAACTTTTATTCCCAGACTTTTCCCAGTCGCATAGCAAATAAATTTGCTATGCGAATCACCAGACAGAGAGCAACACCCTCCAGTCATTCGCACAATGCACTAGCTCGCACAGCGAAAGACTTAAACAGAGAGCACTTTCTACAGGGGCTCGCCATGTGAGACAATTCGCATAGTGAGACTGCATAATCTACAAAACGCaagttctgcagaattatgcactCACACACCCTCCTACCATTTCTAGGTCTTTTCCCTAATTTCTAACACCTCTAGTTCATAATTTATGCATGATTAAACCTGTATAAATGTTCCTAAATCTTCCTACTACAATTCTAAAATGATTAAGACTCAATTCCAACCCCAAAACACTAAATTGTTCAACTAAATGACCCAACTTCAATTCTACCACTATGAACATGTTTTAGACCAGTTTTAATGCACATAACAAGTCACAAATGACCTATATAAGCTACCCAAACAATATAATTGTACTCAGGACCCCAAAGACTCagaatcactacctcacttcctttAATTAACCTAAAACAGTCCCCATTTCCTTGTCTCCCTTCCTAACCATGGTCATAACAGAACTCACACCCCAAACATGTCAAACATATACCATTTCAACAACCAAGCTAGTCCAAACAATTCACAAGCATCACATTACAGATTCACAAGTTCAAAATATTAGCACATTCAACTCAAGTAACCGTAAACCTGGACTATGTCTCAAACAACATATCACATTCACAATTTAGAACACATACGTATCATGCAATAATTTCAAAAGCATATCCAGCTCCCTTTACCTCAAAGTCTCACAGCACAACTCACAACACCGCTGCTACAATGCTCTTCCCGGAGAAGAACTTAAACAGTACCCTATAACAAACCAAAGTGGTGATAAAGacaactcttagagctagaattTAACAGAAATTTGAAGAAGAAGGTCTTTAGTCTAATGCAATAAGTAGAAAAACATGCTCTAGGTTCCAAACAGCGGAGGGAAAAAGGAGAACTACTTACAGGTCATAATGAATAAAGTAATTGGTTCAAGACGAAGCCCTCAACGCTGTGGACGCTTGAACACCACGTAATCGACAATGCAACGGTTCAACGAGAAGATATGGTAGAGAGAAGGCATAGAAGATTAGAGGAAATGAGTTCTAGAGAAAGGTTAGTTTAAGCTAATGAACTCagactttgaaaaaaaaaaattttaaagtcgGGGTGTTTTAATTTAAGAGTCTGGTTGCATTAACTTAAAGCACCAATAAGCTCTTGGCACATTTTTCAGGTCTTCACacaaattaatacaatttaaaaactcaattattataatgaaaaatagttattagaatataaagagtaaaacataaaaaaaaatagataaaagaaaagacatAATACAAAGAATGCTTCACAATATCgatatagataaaaaaacatttattaaataaaaatataagatagtAAAATATgagatataaatataataatgtattgttttaatatttttaagattatttcattttaattttaatataagagaaATTGTGAATGGCCAtactaataaaagaaatagaaataaagagAAGATGGGATGCGCgagaaattaaaatacaattaggCTAAAGTTTAAGGAATTATAGGTTGGTAGTTGCGTTTGGGTGTTAGGGGAAATAAAAGGGTATTCGGGGCAGAGAGATTGTGCGGCGGAGGATTGTCTCCTTTATGGAAGGCGAAACCGGAGACGGTGAAGGACGGCGGCgacaacatcatcatcatcaaaacctaCCTTCACTCTCTCATGTTTTGAATTCATTCGttttaaataatagtaataatcaTAAAACACTCATAATATTAATTCCAATCCCAAATTATCTCCGATTACAACTATAATGGGTAAGTCCTCTTTCTCCTTCCGCCGCTCCGTCTCTCGCCGCCGGACCAAGAAGACCACAGCGCCACCCCCTCGCCGGTCCCCGCCACAGCCTCCCTACGCCGCTGGGATCACCGCTTCGCCGGATGGAGCCGCAAACAATGGCCTCGTCGCAGGTGCAGGTGCCAGCGCGTTGACCaaggtgaagaagaagaccGGCAGCGCTCGGCTCTGGATGAGATTCGACCGGTCCGGTAGGTCCGAGCTCGTGGAGTGGGAGAAGAACGCCATCGTCCACCATGCCGCGATTCCCGCTCGAGACCTGAGAATCCTTGGCCCCGTCTTCTCCCACTCCTCGAACATCCTCGGTAACCGAATTTCCCTTTCTTTTCGATTTTCAGTTATGAAGTTCATTGTGTTCTTAAAAGAAGGGTTTTATAAGAATCGCGTGTCTGGAATTGTGTTTGTTTTGGATGCTATTATAACTATGATTAGGAATGAAGACTGGTTGATGGAATtaaatgtgtattttttttctttgttgcagCTAGAGAGAAAGCAATGGTTGTTAATTTGGAGTTTATAAAGGCTATAGTGACTGCTGAAGAAGTGCTACTGCTTGATCCTCTTCGGCAGGAGGTTCTTCCCTTTGTTGAGCAACTCAGGCAGCAGCTTCCGGGCAAGTCTCAACCGAAACTTCTCGGCGCCGTGGAGGAGCAGGAAGGTGAATTACTGGGTTCTAATGGCAGACAATGGTTGCCTACGCTGGAGACGGTTGAAGGTTTGCAGTCTGAACTTCCGTTTGAGTTTCAAGTTCTGGAAATTGCTTTGGAGGCTGTATGTACTTATCTGGACTCCAGTGTAGCAGACCTTGAGAGAGGTGCTTACCCTGTGTTGGACGAATTGGCTAGGAATGTTAGTACCAAAAATCTTGAACATGTGAGGAGTTTGAAGAGTAACCTCACGCGGTTACTGGCACGAGTGCAGAAGGTATGTTACATGAGTATTACCATATGGTTCTTCATCTGGTTATTGGTACCTATAGATGGATGTGGAAATTGAGATTGGAGGATTAACCTTTGGGAAAATATCTGTACTAAATCTACCAATTAGATTGAAATTTTGCAAGTgcttgatttcattttatttcatgtaGTTTGTTGGACTGGTCAAGACACTAGTTAGTAATAGCCCATGGGaggtttaaattaattagtgccaacataattcttttattgttattgtgCATTGAGATGGTTGAAGATTTTTCTGAGCAGTAATGTGTAGTTGGACTGCGTTAAATTATGTTGTCCTTGAATAAAGCTTGAAAAGCTACTTATTACCCaactatttaattttgtagtttaCTCTGTTGAATTGTTCTATATTCAATAGTCATATTATTATGCTTTCGATTAGAGGAGAGGGGTTTTGTTCACCGTTTCATATAGAAAAGTCATTGCAGGCTGTTTTACTTTGTATGTGATGATGGATTCCGTCATCTTTGAGATGTCATACTTAGAAAGTGCATGACCCTCTTTTACAGGTACGGGATGAAATTGAACATTTATTAGATGACAACGAAGATATGGCACAACTATATTTGACAAGGAAGTGGCTTCTGAATCAACAAATTGAGGAGGCTCAATTGGGTGCCACAACCTCAAATAACCTTCCTAATTCCGCCCGTTCTGTTCGACGCCTTGGTTCTACCAGAAGTGAAAGTCTTGCAACCAGCCATTATGGGGAAGATAATGATGTGGAGGACTTGGAGATGTTGCTTGATGCATATTTCATGCAGTTAGATGGGACTCGTAACAAGATATTATCTGTAAGTGTTCTAACAAACAGATTGTGGTCAAATCATGTCtgtcaaattttatatattgaaactGCCATATTTGCTTGGTTCTACTATTTTTCTGTGTCCTCTGTACTGTGATATTGGGCTTTTAGATGATGAAATTCATATGTTTCATTTGCATGTACTACTCTCTCACAagcttagttgtgtcttgtgatcCTTTAGAAGAGATATaatattgcattttttttgcTATCTCTTGTTTTGAGGATGGAGGGAAGCTCTACTGTTTTCtagtttcaatttttcactACCGGAAGCTTATTCTCAAGGATTCCCAGCTtccataaattaatttatacgtGCCCTCTGTAAGATAGTGGTACTGACAGTTTTGTCCACATCCTTTCATTGTTTCATTTCTGGATTTaggaaatatattattgtttgtcTGGCTGATCAGCAAAAAGTGCTTGTGACCTACTGTTGATTTCCTATTCTTGTCTACAAGAATTTTGAGTTCTAGGGGGAGCATTTATTTACTTGAAATGTTAGCTGAATTTAATTGCTTTTTCTTGAATGTCAAATATTGCGAGAATTTGACTGTAATCGTTATGCTTTATCAATTAATTGTTAAGTGGTACAAGTCTTACTTCTTTAAGGCTACTGATTTGCAGGTGAGGGAGTATATTGACGACACCGAAGACTATGTCAACATCCAACTCGATAACCATCGAAATGAACTTATTCAGCTGCAGTTGACATTGACTATTGCATCATTTGCTATTGCTATTGATACTTTGGTTGCGGGTGCATTTGGTATGAACATTCCTTGTAAATTGTATGATATAGATGGAATATTTTGGCCCTTTGTTTGGATCTCGTCTGCAGCTTGTGTACTCCTTTTCTTGCTTATTTTAGCATATGCAAGATGGAAAAAGTTGTTGGGATCATAAGCTGTGGTGGATTGTATCCGAAGAAGGGCATCTGATCTGAAGAACAAACATGAATGTATCTCGGTTtcatacaataatttcaatagtttatgtgtaggatatttttcttttagcatCTTGTGGTTCATATCTGATACCACtcaccatttttcattttcaaacagTGGTGTCGTGCGCGTGCATAGGATCTTTGTGTTGGTCTCTTTTTTGTGGTCCGTCTGTGTGTGTGGGCATGAGTGCATAAGGAAAAGTAACATTGTGTGGCGTTAATGTATGAATAGTCAATCACATCGTACAAAAGTGAGTAGAACGTGGAATTTTATATCTGTAAAATGTTCATATACTTTATCATTTTCAGCCACGCTTGAATTGATGTCGTACCCTGATCTAAAAATCACTTGATCAAATTGTTTGTTCATTCTATGACTCCTTGAAAAGGGCTATTTTCAAATTACCATTTTCACAAATTAGAAGTGCTGCCCTTTAGACAGATTGAGAAGTCTTGGAACagataattgaaatatttcttcctttgttaccttaacatttgaacattgaaatCACGACTCGTCTTACCTAAGACTGGAACTCAGAAATGTGATTGGAAATCTCTGACATGAATTTATACTGTAGCAGTTCTCTTTTTGGTATGGCCAAACTACTGTGTTTTATACTCATAATTCTTATATTTGATGGGATTTTTTGTACCTCTGAATTTCACAATTcataaacaaaagttataaaaaattaggataacgatatttaaacaacatttttttaacaatatttgaatatcttTTACGTGTCATCATGTGATTGGTCTATggtagtgtttatgattattattattgtttgtgaagtaattttggatcagaatgacacgtagatgatcttcaaatgttgttaaaaattgtttaagtatCATCATCCAAAAAATTATATCCCATTAGCCCCTTAATATTAAAGACAGGTTAATaatcctaaaaaaatataataacaagaTAAAAATTTACTATGTGAACATAGATTTATTTGGAAAACATGggaaatagaaatatatatatgcTTCTAGAAGGTCTAATGGCAATTTCCCATGGAAGCTATAGTCCGAGAGGTTGAAGTTTTTCATTTGAAGATTGAAGTTTAACTTTGTCACTGTTAAAATATAACTCACAAGAAAACTATCATTTTAAGTTATAACTTTTATGAATACTTCTATTTAACAAATCAATGTAATTGTCATCCACCAGGAAAAGGAAACACATTCATGTGCACTGATTAAATTGagatttacataaataaaataaataattgaaataatttatttcttccactatttattttaataagtttttaattatatttcaatgaaataaacataataatttagctattttcatcatattaataatataaaaaatcttattaacACTTTATACCATTCAAGttttaagaaaaactaaaagtagttgaaaattttaaataataagactaaattaaaattaactttaaaatagtataaaggAACAAACTATTAAaaccttgtatatatataaatataattaacaatttgtttaaatttaactgCATGTATCTCATAATTACACGTGCATAGATAACTTCATTGTATAGAAACTATTCAGTAGAAAGTACTTATAACTTGCGGGGATAGCTCAGTTGGGAGAGCGTCAGACTGAAGATCTGAAGGTCACGTGTTCGATCCACGTTCACCgcaattcaaattttatttttactttgaccaaatattatataatttattcacTGAATTTAATATTAAGATATAGTTGTTCCTTTTGAATGTCCAAATAacacttttaaatatatttctccaACAAAATAGTAACtacgtatttttttttatacacaaAACATAGTCATATAATAATTTGGAATTGCTACGCTTTTAACACAACTTTGGAAGATGAAACGAAAGTCACAGTAGCAACAGTATGGtgcaaaaataacattttattatcatGATATATGAATAAAgtgaattataaataaaagttatcaatttaaattttttgaaaaataaatgaaaatagtttgttagatgatatttaaaaataaaaataaaagattttgaatgttttgtttTGGACATAGGGTTGTTGATGGGAAGTTGGGAACTCTAACTGCCTGTCCCCTTCATGCGTAGATCCCTTCTCTCTTTACACATCACTCACTCTTTTCcaccattttcaattttcttttcttcactcatCTCAAccactttttatatataaataaactctTCAAACATTCTTTTCAACTTCACaactctaattttatttttttatgaaatcattattcaaacaatttacatgaattattttattataaaaagggGGTCAATTTTTAagtcaataatttttttcagtggttgaatatgaatttattatataataattctattttatctgtaattattaattaaaaattatctcttataataatttaagatatttttttatttaagtatattgtagtttgatttttgttattactaaaataataagataagataattatatttttatatatttttatataatttattgatcaattgtttaggtttttatttaattttatctaattcatctactaacttctttttttctgtttaaaaaCGAGTTAATTGACAAGTTAGaacaaattaaagaagaaaaacacaaattaattgataaatcagaaaaaaaataacaactttataatctaattaacaataataaaatcaaaatcaaacaatataaaGCTCAAATTCTCTTACATGTTGGATGAGTTGTTCCTTGTTGGAAGAACGTGTCAAAAGCAGTGCCAAGAGATATGTTCACTGAGAGAGTAGAAGCATAGCTTAGTAAAGATGAAAATGTCAAAAACCTGAGAGTAAGGTGTGTGCTTGACTCATTGATGAAAAAACTTATCAGGtgaatttttaaagaatttagtCTTAATACTCTCTTGTTGGGTGAGCTTGTCTTACATTTAGCGAGAAGTTTTTATGCTAAGTTAGAGAGCATCATGGGTATATTTTCTCTAGGCGAGGAATGTGATCGTCGGGTGAATCTTACTTCAATAGACACTCGTTTAGTAAGACTTGTATTCACTGAACCAGAATCTACATACCTAAACCTGTgaatatagtttaaatttttgtaaattgtattttggttttatatgAATTATGTGGAATGAGAAGGTAATGATTAAAGGTAAGAATGCTACTATGTGTGGTGATGTGTGAAGTGTGTTGACGTTAGAGTTGAAATGTCTAGACTTTGTTAGTATTGGACTCACATAGAGAAATATACTTAATTGTGAGAGTCGAAAGAGATTCTTATTTGTAGATTTTGTAAGAGATTGACAAATATAGAATCTATCATGTCATACTCTTTGGTAGGGAAATAACCCAACCATGATATAGTTATAATTCCTAAAAGGCAGGGGTGAACGATGACAAGTGTAAGGTCTCAAATTTTACTCAATACATTTGTCCTCCAAAAATAGAGTCAATCGTCTAATTGGTAGAGTGAGATGTCTAATTGTGTATAAGTGAACCATGTGAGTTTTGTTTGTGATGTGCACTTTAGAATATGATGTTTGAGTATATTGTATAATTTGTGAAAGAATGCATAATGAttctaaattaacttttaatgttATAGGTAgtatgatttaaatttattctagcTTGTCTTGTGTTACTTGTTGGTATTTATCTACTATGACTGTGTGTTTCACTAAAGTAGAAGATAATACAAGAGTAGAAAAACAACACTCAAAATAGAATGAgtatatttagttaattatataatttataatataaatataaatacttatGTTATGTAATTATTCtgtcataaatttattttgaagtactacttaaaaaaaatctttcataCGGAAAGGATGGTAcatgatataattatttatctattataatatgattatattctactctattatatattgtaattaagaATTTACATTCTCACTTTACTAAaaccatttttaatatatattaaattaaaaatactaaattttataaaatatttaaaatttgactaaaccattattatattatcaaaGTTATAAGAATGTatttcatattcaaataaaaataagagtgGCTGactattgattatatatatatatatatatatatatatatatat
This genomic stretch from Vigna radiata var. radiata cultivar VC1973A chromosome 7, Vradiata_ver6, whole genome shotgun sequence harbors:
- the LOC106769473 gene encoding magnesium transporter MRS2-4 gives rise to the protein MGKSSFSFRRSVSRRRTKKTTAPPPRRSPPQPPYAAGITASPDGAANNGLVAGAGASALTKVKKKTGSARLWMRFDRSGRSELVEWEKNAIVHHAAIPARDLRILGPVFSHSSNILAREKAMVVNLEFIKAIVTAEEVLLLDPLRQEVLPFVEQLRQQLPGKSQPKLLGAVEEQEGELLGSNGRQWLPTLETVEGLQSELPFEFQVLEIALEAVCTYLDSSVADLERGAYPVLDELARNVSTKNLEHVRSLKSNLTRLLARVQKVRDEIEHLLDDNEDMAQLYLTRKWLLNQQIEEAQLGATTSNNLPNSARSVRRLGSTRSESLATSHYGEDNDVEDLEMLLDAYFMQLDGTRNKILSVREYIDDTEDYVNIQLDNHRNELIQLQLTLTIASFAIAIDTLVAGAFGMNIPCKLYDIDGIFWPFVWISSAACVLLFLLILAYARWKKLLGS